A region from the Lolium perenne isolate Kyuss_39 chromosome 4, Kyuss_2.0, whole genome shotgun sequence genome encodes:
- the LOC127294710 gene encoding uncharacterized protein produces the protein MEPWERSERCGAVKKTKTPPAPPVAALTDHLLGEILRRLPDMASLLSAALSCKRWGRVASNPAVFRRFLSLRRPPLVGFILTDRGAKPVPFHDPDVCFITASPRHPKLASAASNGDFQFQNHPEIDHGNPRHDDGWRLRGCDGGLLLLSRGRYGDDLAVYDPLERTVIFFGKPQLPTPAHRWCNVRHAIVADEVDASFQVIAIQHGEEETAAVFSSRTREWAMISWGTVRYRFAWPYSDGITAGQFVYWRPNTKYEKKEEILVLDMKTMSWSVITAPFPPGESYCVADMVEHGGLCIVSSKEQCVKLWVRDNDGGWSVKKEVSLLNQFGYLKKLRRDEWMKRVRILAMKAGYVYMEFWSIRKPNSYLLVLNLNTIKLQIIHNKPGPGDDKNYRGAAFPVFLRLAPIPVPGDD, from the coding sequence ATGGAGCCATGGGAGAGAAGCGAGAGATGCGGCGCCGTCAAGAAGACCAAGACCCCACCGGCACCGCCGGTGGCCGCCCTCACCGACCATCTCCTGGGAGAAATACTGCGCCGCCTCCCCGACATGGCGTCACTCCTCAGCGCCGCCCTCTCTTGCAAGAGGTGGGGCCGCGTGGCCTCCAACCCCGCCGTCTTCCGCCGTTTCCTTTCCCTCCGCAGGCCCCCACTCGTCGGGTTCATCCTCACCGACCGCGGCGCCAAGCCCGTCCCATTCCACGACCCTGATGTCTGCTTCATCACGGCCTCCCCGCGTCACCCCAAGCTGGCCTCCGCCGCATCGAATGGCGATTTCCAGTTCCAAAACCACCCCGAAATCGACCATGGCAATCCACGCCATGACGATGGCTGGCGCCTCCGTGGCTGCGacggcggcctcctcctcctctcccgtgGCCGCTATGGGGATGATCTCGCCGTCTACGATCCTCTCGAGCGGACTGTCATCTTCTTTGGAAAACCCCAGTTACCCACCCCTGCCCACCGCTGGTGCAACGTCCGCCACGCCATCGTCGCCGACGAGGTCGACGCCTCGTTCCAGGTCATCGCCATACAGCACGGGGAGGAGGAAACTGCCGCTGTCTTCTCATCGCGCACCCGCGAATGGGCCATGATTTCTTGGGGCACGGTGCGTTACAGATTTGCCTGGCCCTACAGCGATGGTATTACGGCGGGCCAGTTTGTGTACTGGCGGCCGAACACCAAGTACGAGAAGAAAGAGGAGATATTGGTGCTAGACATGAAAACCATGTCCTGGTCGGTTATCACCGCACCATTTCCCCCTGGCGAATCGTACTGCGTCGCGGATATGGTGGAGCACGGTGGGCTGTGCATCGTGTCCAGCAAGGAGCAATGCGTGAAGCTCTGGGTCCGTGATAACGATGGTGGGTGGTCAGTCAAGAAGGAGGTCTCCTTGCTGAATCAGTTTGGATACTTGAAGAAGCTTCGCCGTGATGAGTGGATGAAAAGGGTGCGCATCCTGGCAATGAAGGCTGGCTATGTCTACATGGAGTTTTGGTCAATAAGGAAGCCTAACTCCTATCTTCTTGTGCTCAATCTGAATACCATCAAGCTGCAAATTATCCACAACAAACCTGGCCCAGGTGATGATAAGAATTACAGAGGTGCCGCTTTCCCAGTCTTCCTGCGGTTGGCACCTATACCTGTCCCAGGTGATGACTAG